The Bacillota bacterium LX-D genome includes a window with the following:
- a CDS encoding peptidoglycan-binding protein, whose product MKNHSLKIVCAIFLYLILASTAFAQETKIWGCDEFYRQLKLTSPYLKGYDVFELEERLQELGYNPGQIDGVFDQKTKTAVQQLQKHKKLSPSGIVDLAVWSALGENCVQPTSNHKTPPPQGRVKIIIDRDKHFLQIWSNGSLYKQYAVAVGKNETPSPIGEWKVISKGTNWGTGFGTRWIGLNVPWGIYGIHGTNKPWSIGRMASHGCFRMHNKQVEEIFPWIKIGTPVTVKGKLYGMKHRLLKKGNTGQDVVFVQLCLREEKLLWIPADGRFGESTEQALILYQLLHNLPATGQVDQVTWDLMSNKSE is encoded by the coding sequence CAAGAAACTAAAATTTGGGGGTGCGATGAATTCTATCGCCAATTAAAACTTACTAGCCCTTACTTAAAAGGATATGATGTTTTTGAATTAGAAGAAAGGCTCCAAGAATTAGGCTATAACCCAGGCCAAATAGACGGAGTATTTGATCAGAAAACAAAAACTGCCGTTCAACAGCTGCAAAAGCATAAAAAACTGTCACCTTCTGGAATAGTAGATTTAGCTGTTTGGTCTGCTTTAGGCGAAAACTGCGTCCAGCCTACAAGCAACCACAAAACTCCCCCTCCTCAAGGCAGAGTCAAAATTATTATTGACCGAGATAAACACTTTTTACAGATTTGGTCTAATGGCAGCTTATATAAGCAATATGCTGTTGCGGTAGGTAAAAATGAAACTCCATCTCCAATTGGAGAGTGGAAGGTTATAAGTAAAGGTACTAATTGGGGAACAGGATTTGGTACACGTTGGATAGGATTAAACGTTCCATGGGGTATTTACGGAATCCATGGCACTAATAAGCCTTGGTCAATTGGCCGCATGGCCTCCCATGGCTGTTTTAGAATGCATAATAAGCAAGTAGAAGAAATTTTCCCTTGGATAAAAATTGGTACTCCCGTTACAGTTAAAGGAAAGCTTTACGGAATGAAACATCGATTACTAAAAAAGGGCAACACAGGACAAGATGTAGTATTTGTTCAACTTTGTCTCCGGGAAGAAAAACTTTTATGGATTCCAGCCGACGGACGCTTTGGTGAAAGTACAGAACAAGCTTTAATACTTTACCAATTGCTGCATAATTTACCTGCTACAGGCCAGGTAGATCAAGTAACATGGGATCTGATGAGCAATAAAAGTGAATAA
- a CDS encoding Ppx/GppA family phosphatase — translation MYGAIDIGTNSVRLLIGHFSNEFIPIYRDIKITRLGEGVQETNLLKKEAIERTLDAVACFYNVLNKYNVDGYRIVATSAARDADNKELLLAGAEGRGIKVEIISGHEEGWLSYAGAVSSHKHLTNPVVIDIGGGSTEIIYLDNQNDLQKTSINVGAVRCTEGNWNDGQIIAALKPVLEELKNLQPLNLIGVGGTITTLAAIFQKLDIYDPKKVQGFILRAENIQKILCFLQKLTIKELQKVPGLNPQRADIIVAGTKIIANILQEIQAVSITVSESDLLEGIIMELQKSLT, via the coding sequence ATGTATGGAGCAATAGATATTGGCACAAATTCTGTACGGTTATTAATTGGCCATTTTTCTAATGAATTTATACCAATTTATCGAGATATAAAAATTACGAGGCTTGGGGAAGGTGTGCAGGAAACTAATCTTTTGAAGAAAGAGGCAATAGAGCGTACTTTAGATGCTGTTGCTTGTTTCTACAATGTTTTAAATAAGTATAATGTTGATGGTTATCGCATTGTTGCTACAAGTGCAGCCAGAGATGCAGATAACAAGGAGTTATTATTGGCAGGAGCTGAAGGAAGAGGCATAAAGGTTGAAATAATATCAGGCCATGAAGAAGGTTGGCTTAGTTATGCCGGGGCCGTTAGCAGCCATAAGCATTTAACTAACCCAGTGGTTATAGATATAGGTGGAGGCAGTACGGAAATAATATATTTGGACAATCAAAATGATTTACAAAAAACCAGTATCAATGTAGGAGCCGTACGTTGTACAGAAGGCAATTGGAATGATGGGCAAATAATAGCTGCTTTAAAGCCAGTGTTAGAAGAACTTAAGAATTTACAACCTTTAAATTTAATTGGCGTAGGGGGAACAATAACTACTCTTGCTGCTATTTTCCAAAAGTTAGATATTTATGATCCTAAAAAAGTACAAGGATTTATTTTAAGAGCGGAAAATATTCAAAAGATTTTATGCTTTTTACAAAAACTTACAATTAAAGAATTGCAAAAAGTCCCGGGCTTAAACCCTCAAAGAGCGGATATTATTGTTGCCGGGACTAAAATTATTGCTAATATCCTACAGGAAATTCAAGCTGTATCTATAACTGTTTCTGAAAGTGATTTGCTGGAAGGAATTATTATGGAATTACAAAAATCATTAACGTAA
- a CDS encoding S1 domain-containing RNA-binding protein: MSIEVGSIVEGVVTGITKFGAFVELPGGVTGLVHISEVADAYVKDVKDYLKENDRVSIKVINVDPQGKIGLSIKQAKPNYNAKSNSNASKGRRQNKENQISFEDKLAKFLKDSDERLQDLRKNTESKRGGRGAIKY; encoded by the coding sequence ATGTCCATTGAGGTAGGCAGCATTGTTGAAGGTGTGGTCACTGGGATTACTAAATTTGGAGCTTTTGTGGAGCTTCCCGGAGGTGTGACCGGCCTAGTGCATATTTCGGAAGTTGCTGACGCCTATGTTAAAGACGTAAAAGATTATTTAAAGGAAAATGACCGTGTTTCGATTAAAGTTATCAATGTAGATCCTCAAGGTAAAATTGGTCTTTCCATTAAACAAGCTAAACCGAATTACAATGCTAAATCAAATAGCAATGCGTCTAAAGGACGGCGACAGAATAAGGAAAATCAAATATCTTTCGAAGATAAGCTAGCGAAATTTCTAAAAGATAGTGACGAAAGATTGCAAGATTTACGTAAAAACACGGAATCTAAACGAGGCGGAAGAGGAGCAATAAAATACTAG
- a CDS encoding septum formation initiator family protein yields MSSAPKIYGPAGEPFYQEINNTKSSKRLRKKRKMRFKGRRFVCVAIIAYLIILLGQWQIKINQADKEISALTAQKNLLLAKKHDLESQRRMVSSAQYVEKIARENLGLVKKGEKVLLLAKPGKVMQLQTEGKKEIYD; encoded by the coding sequence TTGTCTAGTGCACCGAAGATATATGGTCCTGCTGGGGAGCCTTTTTATCAAGAAATTAACAATACTAAGTCAAGTAAAAGATTGCGAAAAAAAAGAAAAATGCGTTTTAAAGGCAGAAGATTTGTATGCGTTGCTATTATAGCGTACCTAATAATTTTATTAGGACAATGGCAAATTAAAATAAATCAAGCTGATAAAGAAATAAGTGCCTTAACGGCTCAGAAAAATTTACTTTTAGCTAAGAAACATGACTTAGAAAGCCAGAGACGGATGGTAAGTAGTGCCCAATATGTAGAAAAAATTGCCCGGGAAAACTTAGGTTTAGTTAAAAAAGGAGAAAAAGTTTTACTGTTAGCTAAACCAGGTAAAGTAATGCAATTGCAAACGGAAGGCAAAAAAGAAATTTATGATTAA
- the yabP gene encoding sporulation protein YabP, which translates to MADKEHLIKLDERKQLLITGVIHVDNYDEEEITLQTTLGLLIIKGEELNISVLNLENGTLNVSGRVNQLTYTDGQGKKAKSLIQRILK; encoded by the coding sequence ATGGCAGACAAAGAGCATCTGATTAAGTTAGATGAACGCAAACAACTGCTGATTACAGGTGTGATTCACGTCGACAATTATGATGAAGAAGAAATAACCTTACAAACCACTTTGGGTCTCTTAATTATAAAAGGCGAGGAATTAAATATAAGTGTCTTGAATCTAGAAAATGGGACCTTAAATGTCAGCGGGCGAGTAAATCAATTAACTTATACTGATGGACAAGGGAAAAAAGCTAAAAGCTTAATTCAGAGAATTTTGAAATAG
- a CDS encoding SpoIID/LytB domain-containing protein: MFKYKKPMLCLVSALFVSSLLLTACDNAAKKPGARNSQYTKEPTISLYVNEKGQTQKIKLEEYLKGVVAAEMEPTWPREALAAQAIIARTFTLKKIAQGGVEAHGTDASTDVKEFQAYDPARINQNVIAAVDSTRGMVATYKGNYINGWFFADAGGRTSASAAEGLAYTKEKTPYIHSVEDPGFKITVPENKAWKAVFPLDQVRAAVQKLTGQNIGENPTKASVVQKGPSGRAVKIKIGNAVVGAPALRLALGNEQMRSTLLTGLMIANGKLVVTGKGYGHGVGMSQWGARALAEQGKKASDIVHYYFRNIKIERMWK; this comes from the coding sequence ATGTTTAAGTACAAAAAACCAATGCTATGTTTAGTCAGTGCTTTATTTGTAAGTTCTCTCTTGCTTACAGCTTGTGACAATGCTGCTAAAAAACCAGGAGCAAGAAACAGCCAATATACAAAAGAACCAACGATTTCCTTATACGTCAATGAAAAAGGTCAAACTCAAAAAATTAAACTAGAAGAATATTTAAAAGGCGTAGTAGCGGCTGAAATGGAGCCTACTTGGCCAAGAGAGGCATTAGCTGCTCAAGCAATAATTGCTAGAACATTTACTTTAAAGAAGATTGCCCAAGGGGGCGTAGAAGCCCATGGAACAGATGCTTCAACAGATGTGAAGGAGTTTCAGGCCTATGACCCTGCAAGAATAAACCAGAACGTAATTGCAGCGGTAGATTCTACCCGAGGCATGGTAGCTACTTACAAAGGGAACTACATTAATGGTTGGTTTTTTGCTGACGCAGGAGGAAGGACATCTGCATCTGCTGCTGAAGGCTTAGCTTATACTAAAGAAAAAACTCCCTATATTCATAGTGTAGAAGATCCGGGCTTTAAAATAACTGTACCTGAAAATAAAGCTTGGAAAGCTGTTTTCCCTCTAGATCAGGTGAGAGCAGCAGTGCAAAAGCTGACAGGCCAAAATATTGGAGAAAATCCAACTAAGGCATCTGTTGTGCAAAAAGGTCCTTCGGGCCGAGCTGTAAAAATTAAAATTGGCAATGCAGTTGTAGGTGCCCCGGCATTGCGTTTAGCTTTGGGGAATGAGCAAATGCGGTCTACTTTGCTCACTGGCCTAATGATAGCCAATGGAAAGTTAGTCGTGACTGGGAAGGGATATGGCCATGGAGTAGGCATGAGCCAATGGGGGGCTAGAGCCTTAGCTGAGCAAGGCAAAAAAGCCTCTGACATTGTGCACTACTATTTTCGCAATATTAAAATTGAAAGAATGTGGAAGTAA
- a CDS encoding RNA-binding S4 domain-containing protein, with product MRLDKYLKISRIIKRRTIAKEVCDSGRVLLNGRPAKAGTEVKTEDVLKIDLGIKEIEVKILATPETVRANEAKDLYEVLQETVK from the coding sequence ATGCGGCTGGATAAGTACTTAAAAATATCACGCATTATCAAAAGAAGGACTATTGCTAAAGAAGTATGTGATAGTGGCAGAGTGCTGCTCAACGGCAGGCCAGCTAAGGCTGGGACTGAAGTAAAAACAGAAGATGTACTGAAAATTGATTTAGGAATCAAAGAAATTGAGGTAAAAATTTTAGCTACCCCCGAAACAGTTAGAGCCAATGAGGCGAAAGATCTTTATGAGGTTCTACAGGAGACAGTAAAATAG
- a CDS encoding HU family DNA-binding protein → MNKTDLVSSVAEKAEITKKEAEKVVNALFDTISDALAQGDKVQLVGFGTFEVRERASRTGRNPKTGEEINIPATKVPAFKPGKALKDGVSQ, encoded by the coding sequence TTGAATAAAACCGATTTGGTTAGCAGCGTGGCTGAGAAAGCCGAAATCACTAAGAAAGAAGCAGAAAAAGTTGTAAACGCTTTATTCGATACTATATCCGATGCTTTAGCTCAAGGTGATAAAGTCCAATTAGTAGGATTTGGAACATTTGAAGTTCGTGAACGTGCTTCTCGTACTGGACGTAATCCAAAAACTGGAGAAGAAATTAATATTCCTGCTACAAAGGTACCAGCCTTTAAACCGGGTAAGGCTTTAAAAGATGGTGTTAGCCAATAA
- the mazG gene encoding nucleoside triphosphate pyrophosphohydrolase: MAAGSITVLGLGPGGLGLIPMESLILLKKAPLIIARTEKHPAVSELRELGLKISSFDFLYEEKGTFESVYEAIVQKLLSLTKDNPEIIYAVPGHPLVAETTVPLLKEAANAKGINVSILPAMSCLDAIYAALAIDPTKGIVVKDALVLDAQELTPALGLIITQLYDRRIASEVKLTLMDKYPDDYEVTLIQAAGVKNMERKETIRLYELDRIPWIDHLTSLYLPPGTAQNIQQTEFPLDPLTNVMRTLLSENGCPWDKEQTHESLKRYLIEECYEVIEAIEEQNMYKLCDELGDLLLQIVFHAELADQKHSFNMNDVIEAVTNKMIRRHPHVFGEVHVENSDEVLVNWDEIKKLEKNAQGQKTLMDIPRGLPALYRAEKVQNRAAKVGFDWPNIKEPWNKVQEELKELETGIANGDLANIREEIGDVLFSVVNVSRFLKVDPEEALQQTIVKFIKRFRFIEKEAQKQELELQELSLEEMDKLWEKAKNY, from the coding sequence ATGGCAGCAGGTTCCATTACAGTACTTGGTTTAGGCCCTGGCGGTTTGGGACTTATTCCTATGGAAAGCTTAATTTTGTTAAAAAAAGCACCCCTAATCATAGCTCGTACTGAAAAACATCCAGCTGTTTCAGAATTACGTGAGCTTGGTCTAAAAATAAGTTCTTTTGATTTTTTGTACGAAGAAAAAGGTACTTTTGAAAGTGTCTATGAGGCTATTGTGCAAAAGTTGTTGTCTTTAACAAAGGATAATCCAGAAATAATCTACGCAGTCCCCGGTCATCCTTTAGTTGCGGAAACAACGGTACCTTTATTAAAGGAAGCAGCTAATGCAAAGGGGATAAACGTAAGTATTTTACCTGCCATGAGTTGTTTAGATGCTATCTATGCGGCTCTAGCTATAGACCCTACGAAAGGAATTGTAGTAAAAGATGCTTTAGTTTTAGATGCTCAGGAGTTAACTCCAGCTTTAGGTTTAATTATTACTCAGCTTTATGACCGAAGAATTGCTTCCGAGGTTAAACTAACTTTAATGGATAAATATCCTGACGATTATGAGGTAACTTTAATTCAAGCAGCTGGAGTTAAAAATATGGAACGGAAGGAGACCATTAGGCTTTACGAACTAGACCGCATTCCGTGGATTGACCACTTAACAAGTCTTTATCTTCCTCCCGGCACAGCCCAAAATATTCAGCAGACTGAATTTCCTTTGGATCCATTAACTAATGTTATGCGTACTTTGTTAAGCGAAAATGGCTGTCCTTGGGATAAAGAGCAAACCCATGAATCACTTAAACGCTATTTAATAGAAGAATGTTACGAAGTAATCGAAGCTATCGAAGAACAAAATATGTATAAATTATGTGACGAATTGGGAGACTTATTATTACAAATAGTATTTCATGCTGAGTTAGCTGATCAGAAGCATTCTTTTAACATGAATGACGTAATTGAAGCAGTTACTAATAAAATGATTCGCCGCCATCCCCACGTTTTTGGAGAAGTTCACGTTGAAAATTCTGATGAAGTACTTGTCAATTGGGACGAAATAAAGAAGCTGGAAAAGAATGCTCAGGGACAAAAAACTCTGATGGATATTCCAAGAGGATTACCTGCTTTGTATAGGGCGGAAAAAGTACAAAATAGAGCGGCTAAAGTAGGATTTGATTGGCCAAATATCAAAGAACCTTGGAATAAGGTTCAGGAAGAGTTAAAAGAACTGGAAACCGGGATTGCCAACGGCGATTTAGCTAATATTCGTGAGGAAATCGGAGATGTGTTATTTTCAGTAGTTAATGTAAGTAGATTTTTAAAAGTAGACCCTGAAGAAGCTTTGCAACAAACCATTGTCAAGTTTATTAAACGCTTTCGATTTATTGAAAAGGAAGCGCAAAAACAAGAATTGGAATTACAGGAATTATCATTGGAAGAAATGGACAAGCTTTGGGAAAAGGCAAAAAACTATTGA
- a CDS encoding polysaccharide biosynthesis C-terminal domain-containing protein, which yields MNLLLGIILKCGLNYYLTAIPGIEIRGAAVATVGAFGLAFILNYIILTNLLKYKVEFWKMLIKPIIAVAIMALVVPKSYLFLAPYSLNLGILVTVLVGMVAYFVTLFILGAIKKEDIVAVPKIGSRLAVVLQKFKLLR from the coding sequence ATTAATTTATTACTTGGCATAATTCTCAAATGCGGGTTAAACTATTATTTGACAGCTATACCAGGTATAGAAATTAGAGGCGCAGCAGTGGCTACTGTGGGTGCTTTTGGTTTGGCATTTATTCTTAATTATATAATTTTAACTAATTTACTAAAGTACAAAGTTGAATTTTGGAAAATGCTTATTAAACCAATTATTGCTGTGGCAATTATGGCTTTAGTTGTACCTAAAAGCTATTTATTCCTTGCTCCCTATTCTTTAAATTTAGGGATCTTGGTTACCGTTTTGGTTGGTATGGTAGCATACTTTGTAACTTTATTTATATTAGGTGCCATCAAAAAAGAAGATATTGTTGCAGTGCCTAAAATAGGTTCTAGGCTAGCAGTAGTATTACAAAAATTTAAATTACTGAGGTGA
- a CDS encoding DnaJ domain-containing protein — protein MGDNYEILGVRRGASKEEIQNAYRELVKKYHPDKYRDNPLADLAQEKMKEINEAYNQLLKNGPTYQEPYYQNNYYQNNGFQQQKHQEYYDRAWQKGYRGGGGGGDCCQTLCTIWCCDSCCECVGCDIIECC, from the coding sequence GTGGGGGACAATTACGAAATTTTAGGTGTCAGAAGAGGGGCTTCTAAAGAAGAGATTCAAAATGCATATCGGGAATTAGTAAAAAAATATCATCCTGATAAATACAGAGATAATCCTTTGGCAGATTTAGCCCAGGAAAAAATGAAAGAAATTAACGAAGCATATAATCAGCTGCTGAAGAATGGTCCCACTTACCAAGAACCTTATTATCAAAACAATTATTATCAAAATAACGGTTTTCAGCAGCAAAAACATCAGGAATATTATGATCGTGCTTGGCAGAAAGGTTACCGTGGTGGTGGAGGCGGTGGCGACTGCTGCCAAACCTTGTGTACCATTTGGTGCTGTGACAGCTGTTGTGAATGCGTTGGCTGCGATATTATTGAGTGCTGTTAA
- a CDS encoding DUF5685 family protein has protein sequence MFGYILPEKAELKLREYTIFRSYYCGLCLSLKNRYGRFGSLLLNYDSTFLGLLLSSLNSEPENAATKHCLFNPLVKHRMIINNSFLDYAADVNLLLAYHNIVDNWNDDKSFQAGSGMLLLKKAYGKAASRQEEKNALIKKGLAKIAALEKAKCPDFKQPAEAFGQILSGIFPSHLEVSPQGRVLSWLGFILGQWVYLVDACDDLEKDVQKKSYNPLLLAFSYKGEPIDQFKAKIRPVLQPVLIDLLAELSKSFELLNLYKHKGIIENIVYVGMLTKTEQVLGILGQRSCEAGGGQLRNFRCQKRGF, from the coding sequence ATGTTTGGATATATACTGCCGGAAAAGGCAGAACTTAAACTTCGAGAATATACTATTTTCCGGTCGTATTACTGCGGGCTTTGTTTGTCCCTCAAAAATAGATATGGAAGATTCGGCAGTTTGCTGCTTAATTATGATTCAACTTTTCTAGGCTTATTGCTTTCTTCACTTAACTCTGAACCGGAAAATGCTGCAACTAAGCATTGCTTGTTTAATCCTTTAGTTAAACACAGAATGATCATCAATAATTCATTTTTAGACTATGCTGCAGATGTGAATTTGCTGCTTGCCTACCATAACATAGTTGATAATTGGAATGACGATAAATCATTTCAAGCAGGAAGTGGGATGCTGCTTTTAAAAAAGGCCTATGGGAAAGCAGCCTCCAGGCAGGAAGAAAAAAACGCTTTAATTAAAAAAGGCTTAGCTAAGATAGCTGCCTTGGAAAAAGCAAAATGCCCGGATTTTAAACAGCCTGCCGAGGCTTTTGGTCAAATACTGTCGGGTATATTTCCAAGTCATTTAGAAGTATCTCCCCAGGGACGAGTTCTAAGTTGGCTAGGATTTATTTTAGGACAGTGGGTTTATTTGGTTGATGCCTGTGATGACTTAGAAAAAGATGTGCAAAAAAAATCCTATAATCCACTTCTATTAGCTTTTTCCTATAAAGGTGAGCCTATTGACCAATTTAAAGCTAAAATACGTCCTGTCTTGCAGCCTGTCCTCATTGATTTATTGGCAGAATTAAGTAAAAGTTTTGAACTATTAAACCTCTATAAGCATAAGGGTATTATTGAAAATATTGTCTACGTGGGAATGTTAACAAAGACGGAGCAAGTTTTAGGTATTTTAGGTCAAAGGAGTTGTGAAGCAGGTGGGGGACAATTACGAAATTTTAGGTGTCAGAAGAGGGGCTTCTAA
- the spoVT gene encoding stage V sporulation protein T, whose protein sequence is MKATGIVRRIDDLGRVVIPKEIRRTLRIREGDPLEIFVDREGEVILKKYSPIGELGDFAKEYADSLYEAIGHIACIADRDNIIAVSGAPKKEFLNKPNGPAIDKVMEDRKSVLINEPGQHNLCIECSSSEKGQECKFTSEVIAPIISEGDPIGAVILCTKEPNVQMGEMELKLAETAAGFLAKQMEQ, encoded by the coding sequence TTGAAGGCGACGGGGATTGTACGACGTATTGATGATTTAGGCCGGGTGGTAATCCCAAAAGAAATACGAAGAACCCTACGTATTCGCGAAGGGGATCCTCTTGAAATCTTCGTGGATCGTGAAGGTGAAGTAATTTTAAAAAAATACTCCCCAATTGGTGAATTAGGTGATTTCGCTAAAGAATATGCTGATTCGTTGTATGAAGCGATTGGACATATAGCTTGTATTGCTGATCGTGATAATATTATAGCTGTCTCTGGGGCCCCGAAAAAAGAATTTTTAAATAAGCCAAATGGTCCTGCTATTGATAAAGTAATGGAAGATAGAAAATCTGTACTTATTAATGAGCCTGGGCAACATAATTTATGTATTGAGTGCTCTTCTTCAGAAAAAGGCCAGGAATGTAAATTTACCTCCGAGGTAATAGCCCCTATTATTTCTGAAGGAGATCCTATTGGAGCAGTTATCCTTTGCACAAAAGAACCTAATGTTCAAATGGGGGAAATGGAGCTAAAACTGGCGGAAACAGCAGCAGGTTTTTTGGCTAAACAAATGGAACAATAA
- a CDS encoding SurA N-terminal domain-containing protein gives MKKIKRWYKLGSLLILAVFLLAGCGQDYVAKVNNTKITRLELDKRVQQMKSMYEMQGFKFEGDEGKELLKTLEQQVLNQMIQETVLKQEAKKENLKVDKKKVQDELNGMKKLYGEKQFAEMLKSQKITEAEVKESIETNFLFEQLFNKVTEDVKVTDQEAKNFFNKYKDNFIKVKVSHILAQAKAGEANEAQLKKAEARAKVWIEKLNAGADFAALAKKESDEPAAKTSGGALDQYFSMSNSPYDAEFTAGALKIAKGKISEKPVKSSFGYHVIKVIDRQDQYEQLKEDVKKQLLDEQKNEKFDQFFNDAMKKAKIENKLEKEKTQRKQDTQQKENTQEKESGTNKS, from the coding sequence GTGAAAAAAATTAAACGTTGGTACAAGCTTGGAAGTTTACTTATACTGGCAGTTTTTTTGCTTGCTGGCTGCGGACAAGATTATGTGGCTAAAGTCAACAATACAAAGATTACTCGCCTCGAACTTGACAAAAGGGTTCAACAAATGAAATCAATGTATGAAATGCAAGGCTTTAAGTTTGAAGGTGATGAAGGGAAGGAATTGCTCAAGACCTTAGAACAACAGGTTTTGAACCAAATGATTCAGGAAACCGTTTTAAAACAGGAAGCAAAAAAAGAAAACCTGAAAGTAGATAAGAAAAAAGTACAAGATGAATTAAACGGCATGAAGAAGCTTTACGGTGAGAAACAATTTGCCGAGATGCTAAAAAGCCAAAAAATAACGGAAGCTGAAGTTAAAGAAAGTATAGAAACTAATTTTTTATTTGAACAACTTTTTAATAAGGTTACAGAAGACGTGAAAGTAACGGATCAGGAAGCGAAAAATTTCTTTAATAAATATAAAGATAACTTTATTAAGGTAAAGGTAAGTCATATTCTAGCCCAGGCTAAAGCAGGAGAAGCCAATGAAGCTCAATTAAAAAAGGCTGAAGCTAGGGCCAAAGTTTGGATTGAAAAGCTTAATGCCGGGGCCGACTTTGCAGCTCTCGCCAAAAAAGAATCCGATGAGCCTGCAGCAAAGACCAGCGGCGGTGCTTTAGATCAATATTTTTCCATGAGCAATAGTCCTTACGACGCAGAGTTTACAGCTGGTGCTTTGAAGATAGCTAAAGGGAAAATAAGCGAAAAACCGGTTAAAAGCTCTTTTGGCTACCATGTGATTAAAGTAATAGATCGGCAAGATCAGTATGAACAGTTGAAGGAAGATGTGAAGAAACAACTTCTCGATGAGCAAAAAAACGAAAAATTTGACCAGTTTTTCAATGATGCTATGAAAAAGGCGAAAATAGAGAATAAGCTGGAAAAAGAAAAGACACAGCGAAAACAGGATACACAGCAAAAGGAGAATACACAAGAAAAAGAAAGTGGGACTAATAAAAGCTAA